Genomic segment of Mycolicibacterium psychrotolerans:
CCGGTGATGATCTGCGGCTCCGCGCGGCCGTCGGGCAACTCGACGCGCACCAGCGCACCGGCGCTCTCCACCGGGACCAGGACAGGGCCACCGGGTTTGGCGAGCTGCAGGTGCCGGGCCACGCCAGGAAGGGGGGTGCGCCCGGTGATCTCACCGCTGTCGGCGTTGATCAGCACGAGCTGGTTCGGCGTGCGGGTGGCGACCGCCACGGTGCGGGTCACCGCATCGACGACGACGCCCTCGGGAGCGGACCCGACCGGGACCAGCCGCCCCGGCGGCGGTTTCTGCGGCGCGGGCGCCGACTGTGGTTCGGCCGCCGGCGGCAGACTGTCGGTGGGCGGACGGGTGCCCTCGGTCGGGGCGCCGGGCGGTATGAGCCCGGTCGTGGTCGGCGTGCTGGCCGGCGCGGACGGGGTGGTGGACGGAGTCGCCTGATCGACGTCCTGGCCGCTGCACCCGCTGACGAGCAGGGCCAGAACGAGCAGCAGCCGATACCTCATGTACCGGGTCTACCCGATCGGGTGAACGCGGGCCCCGCGCGGGGGGTGCCGTAAGAAAGCCGAAATCGGGCTCGACGCTGTTTGGTCGCCGGCCGACGGGGAATCTGCAGCCGTGTCTGTTCCGGCCCGGAGCACCCTCCGGGGGCGATGTCAGGCCAGCGCGAGGAACAGTTTCTCGAGCTCGGCCTCGGTCATCGGCTTCGTGCCGTCGGTTGCTTCGCCGGTGATGCATTCCCGTAGACCGGTGGCCACGATCTTGAAGCCAGCTTTGTCGAGAGCCCGCGACACCGCGGCCAGTTGAGTGACCACGTCCTTGCAGTCCCGCCCCTGTTCGATCATCGAGATGACCCCGGTGAGTTGTCCCTGTGCGCGCCGTAATCGGTTGAGTACCGCTGCGATGCTGTCTTCGTCACCAACCATGTGAGTCGCTCCTTTCAAGCGTTACAGCAATGGTACCCGCGGGGGTATTTCCCCGACGATCATGCCGCTGCGCTCGCGTGGCGATTGCCCACGAGATGGCGTAGCGGACAGAATCCACTTCGGCTGCAGGCCAGGTACATCGTCAGCGCGACGGCGGTCAGCGCCGCTGCGGCGATACCGACAGCGAGGTGGATTTCCTGGGCCAGGATGACCGAGGACATTCCCAGGACGAACCAGCCGAACGCCTTGCGGAGCGCGTCGGGGTCGACCATGGCGGTCAGGCGTGCGCCGATCAGAGCGCCGATCACGGCGGCTGCGGTGACGGCCAGCGCAAGGCCCCAATCGATCTGCACGCTGGACAGGTAGCCGGCCAGGCCGGCGAACGACTTCATCGCGATGACGATCAGCGAGGTTCCCACTGCGACCGGCATCGGTAGCCCGCCCAGCAGGGCCAGCGCGGGCACCACCAGGAATCCGCCACCGGCGCCGACCAGGCCGGTGACCAGGCCGACTACCAGGCCCTCGGCAACGATCTTCGGGATCGGCATCCGATGTCCGCCGTCGGCGGAGTGCACGGTTTTGCGTCCGCGGAGCATCGCGACCGCGGTGGCGATCATCATGACGGCGAAGCCGATGAGCAGCACTGTGCCCGGGATGAAGCGGGCCAGCAGGCCACCGGCGTAGGCGCCGGCCATGCCTGCGACTCCGAAGATCAGGCCGGTGCGACACTGCACCCGGCCGGCGCGAGCGTGCGAGACCGCGCCGACGGCGCTGGTGACGCCGACCACCAGCAGGGACGTGGCGATGGCTTGTTTGGCGTCCATGCCGGCGACATAGGCCAGCAGCGGGACGGTCATGATCGAGCCGCCGCCGCCGAGCAGGCCCAAGGCGATGCCGACGAAGACGGCCAGGCCGACGGTCAACGCGATCATGGCGGTCACCCGACCTTCTGGCCGGCGGAGGACCCGACGAGCTGGGCGACTACGGTTTGGGCGTCACAGCTGGCGCCGCGGTTGTAGGGCAGCTTGGACAGCAGCGTGCCCATAGCGCAGGTGTTGGACAGCGCGGCGAAGGTGAGCCCGCCGCCGACGCCCGCCGCGAGCCACTTGAGCTTGGGGGCGGCGATGCTGCCCAGGATGCTGGTCAGCACGATCGACCCGGCGACCAGGCGGACCTGGCGTTCGAGATCCCAGCGGGGCGTGCCGCGGTTGACCGCGAAGCCCGCTGCCTCCCAGGCCACGATCCCGCCGTCGAGGATGTGCACGTTGGTCAGACCGGCCTTGCGCAGGGACTCCTCGGCCTGCGCCGCACGCTGTCCCGAGCGGCACACCAGCACGACCTCGTCGTCAAGATGCTTGCTGATTTCGTCGCGGTGCTCGCGCAGCAGGTCCAGCGGCACGTTGTAGGCGCCGGAGATGTGAGCGGTCTCGAACTCACCGGGTGTCCGCACATCCAGCACCCGCGGCGGCGCGGCCGAACCCAGGCGATCGTTGAGATTCTGCGAATCGATCGTTGCGGTGGTCGTCATGGCGATGAGGGTCCTTCCGGCTGGCCGGCGGTGACGAAAGGCTCTAGGCCCTGAATACCGCCGGGGGTATGTTCAAGTGAGATGGTAGCCATACCCCCACGAGTATTGTCAAGCCGGAATGCAATACCCCCGGGGGTAGTTGACATACCCGTAGGGGTATATGCCAGGATGGCTCTACCGAACCGAATGAGAGGACTGAGGACATGAAGTTCATCCAGTACTACTTGGATTGTCTGTCGCATGCGTCGTATATGATCGCCGACGAAACCACCGGGCGCGCAGTCGTTGTCGACCCGCAGCGCGATGTGTCCGAGTATCTGGCCGATGCCACGGAGCTGGGTCTGACGATCGAGCTGGTGATCGAAACCCACTTTCACGCCGACTTCCTGTCCGGTCACCTCGAGTTGGCCAAGGCCACCGGGGCGAAGATCGTCTTCTCCTCGGTCGCTGAGACCGAATTCGAGTCGATGGGTGTCGCTGACGGCGAGATCTACTCGCTGGGCGAGGTCACGCTGGAGTTCCGCCATACCCCCGGACACACCCCGGAGTCGCTGAGCATCGTGGTCTACGAGCACCCTGGCGACAAGGTGCCCTACGGCGTGCTGACGGGCGACGCGCTGTTCATCGGCGATGTCGGCCGGCCCGACCTGCTGGCCTCGATCGGGTTCACCCGCGAGGAACTGGCCGACAAACTCTACGACTCACTGCACAACAAGCTGATGACTCTGCCCGACGCCACCCGGGTTTATCCCGCGCACGGCGCAGGCTCGGCCTGCGGCAAGAACCTGTCCACCGACCTCTGGTCCACGATGGGCGATCAGAAAGCCACCAACTACGCGCTGCGCGCCCCGGACAAGGCCACCTTCATGAACCTGGTCACCGAGGGCCAACCGCCGGCGCCCGGGTACTTCGTCTACGACGCGATCCTCAACCGTAAGGACCGGGAACTGCTCGACGAGACCAAGATGCCGGCCGCGATGACCTACCAACAGGTGCGCGAGGCAATCGACGGTGGCGCGGTGCTGGTCGACGGGCGCACGCCCGAGGAGTTCGCGCTGGGCCACCTGCGCGGCGCGGTCAACATCGGGCTGGAAGGCCGCTACGCGGAGTTCGCCGGCTCAGTGCTGCCCTCCGACGTCGACATCGTGCTGTTCACCGAGCCCGGCCAAGAACTGGAAGGCAAGAACCGGCTCGCCCGGATCGGCTTCGACCGGGTCATCGGTTATCTCGACAAGCCCTTCGAGGTGATGTTCGAGAATCGCGACGACGTTCAGGTGGCTTCGCGACTGACGGCCAAGGCATTCGACGAACGCGCGGCGGAGATCGCCGGGCTGCAGATCGTCGACGTTCGCAATCCCGGCGAGGTCGAGGCCGGCGCCATCCCCAGCGCGATCTCGATCCCCGTGGGCCAATTGCCCGCCCGGATGGGCGAACTCGACCCGACCGCGCCGACCGTCGTGTACTGCGCCGGGGGCTACCGGTCCTCGGTCGCGGCCAGCCTGCTGCGCCAACACGGCTTCACCGACGTCAGCGACATCCTGGGCGGCTACGGCGCCTGGGAAGACGCCACCCAGAACGCCTGACCGGCAAGGAGCCACGTAGATGACCACCAAGGCCAAACACCAGATACTGATCGTCGGCGGCGGAACCGCCGGCATCACCGTCGCAGCCCGCCTGTTGCGCAAGGGCTACTCCGATGTCGCGGTCATCGAGCCGTCGAGCGCGCATTACTACCAGCCCCTGTGGACTCTTGTCGGCGCAGGCCAGGCGAAGGCCGCGTCGACCGAACGGCCCGAGTCCTCTGTGATGCCGAAAGGCGCCACGTGGATCAAGAACGCCGTCAATGCCTTTGATCCCGACAACAACACGGTCACGTGCACCGACGGAGTCACCTACGCCTACGACGTGCTGGTCGTGTGTCCCGGAATCCAACTCGACTGGAAGAGCACCGAGGGGCTGGAAGACGCCCTGGGCCACGACGGCGTGTCGTCGAACTACCGGTTCGACCTCGCGCCGCGCACCTGGGACTTCATCCGTAACCTTCGATCCGGTACCGCGGTGTTCACAGTGCCGTCCGGGGCGATCAAATGTGCTGGGGCTCCACAGAAGATCGCGTATCTGGCGTCGGACTACTGGAGAAATCAGGGCGTACTGAAGGATATCGACGTCCACCTCGTCATGCCGGGCGCACGCCCCTTCGGAATTCCCGCCATCGCCGACAGCCTCGACAAGGTCATCGCCGACTATGGCATCACGTTGCACACCAACGCAGAAGTGACCGCCGTCGACGCGGCGTCGCACAAGGTCGGCATCACCAGCGTCGGCAGTGGCGGGACCGACACGATGCTGTCGTACGACGTGCTGCACGCCGTGCCGCGCCAGTCGGCTCCGGACTGGATCAAGTCGAGTCCGCTGTCGGCTTGCGATGCGGCCGGCTACGTGGAGATCGACAAGCACACCCTGCAGCACGTGCGTTACCCCAATGTGTTCAGCCTCGGCGACGCCGGTTCGTCGCCGAACTCCAAGACCGGGGCGGCGATCCGCAAGCAGGCTCCCGTGGTCGTCGCCAACATCGACGCAGTCCTGAAGAACCAACCGCTGCAGGCGTCGTACGACGGGTACTCGTCATGCCCGATCGTCACCTCGTCGCACGCCATGCTGCTCGCGGAGTTCGACTACGACCTCAACCTGGAGCCCTCGTTCCCGGTGCTCGACCCGACCAAGCCGCACCGGGCGTACTGGTATCTCAAGAAGTACGGGCTGCCGTTCATGTACTGGAACCTGATGCTCAAAGGTCTTGCTTAGCAACTTGATCGCGGCACAGAGAAAGGACTGGCAATGTCGACACTCAGTTTGACCACGTCGAACTTCGAATCCACCATCGTCGAGAACCCCATCGTGTTGGTCGACTTCTGGGCCCCGTGGTGTGGTCCCTGTCGCGCCTTCGCTCCCGTCTTCGACCGCTCGGCGAAATCCCACCCCGACGTCGTGCATGCCAAGCTCGACACCGAGGCCGAGCCGGAAATTGCCGGAGCGCTGCAGATCCAGGCGATCCCGACGATCATGGCATTCCGCGACGGCGTGCTCGTCCACCGCCAACCGGGCGCGATGCCGGCGGCCGCGCTGGAGGATCTGATCACGAGGGTCAAGGCGCTCGACATGGCCGACGTACGCGCGAAGATCGCCGCCGAGAGCTGATCCACTTTATCGCGGAAGGCGAATCCAATGTGCTACCCCGAGAAGTGTCCCCGCTGCGGGAAGACCGGCTGGCCCGGTTGCGGCGAACACGTCGACGACGTGATGCGGTCGATACCTCCAGCCCAAAGATGCACGTGTGAATGGGGCTACCCCGGCAAAGATCAACAGACGAGGGAATAGACATGACCACCAGCGAGCTCGCCGCTCCCATCGCCGGCATGCCGCGCATCGGAGACCCAGCGCCATCCTTCACCGCCGAGACGACGCAGGGGGAGATCAACTTCCCGGCGGACTACCTGGGCAAGTGGGTCATCCTGTTCTCCCATCCCGCGGACTTCACGCCGGTCTGCACCAGCGAGTTCATGACGTTCGCATCGATGCAGCAGGAGTTCGCGGCCTACCACACCGCGTTGGTCGGACTGTCCGTCGACGGACTCTACAGCCACATCGCCTGGCTCCGAACCATCAGGGACAAGATCTCCTTCCGGGGCATGAAGGACATCGAGGTCACTTTTCCTCTCATCGACGACGTCTCGATGAGAGTCGCCCGGATGTACGGGATGATCATGCCGGGGGAGGATTCCACGAAGGCCGTGCGCGCGGTGTTCGTCATCGACCCTACGGGCACGATTCGCGCCATCATCTATTACCCGCTGAGCCTGGGCCGCAACTTCGACGAGTTGTTGCGGGTGATCAAGGCGCTGCAGACGGCCGACCACTTCGCGGTCGCCACGCCGGCGGACTGGCGCCCGGGCGATCGTGTCATCGTGCCGCCCGCGGGATCCTGCGGTACCGCCGAGGAGCGGATGGGCGGTCACGTCGACGGAGTCGAGTGCGAGGACTGGTTCTTCTGCACCAAGGAACTGCCTGCGCAGGAGGTCGAATCCGCCATTCGTGGTGCGTGAGGCGGCCGGGCGAGCCGACGGCGAGGTTTACATCGGATACCCCCGTGGGTAACCTACGACGTGTCGGGCCGGGCGATCCGCTCGACAGGACACATGCGTTGCCAACTCCGGAAGGGAAGCCACACATGACACTGGCGATGTCGGCCGGCTTGCGTGCCTCATTCGAAGATGCGGCGGAGATGACCCGAAAGGCGCTCTTCGAAAACGGCTTTGGAGTGCTCACCGAGATCGACGTCATGGCGACACTGAAGGCCGAGCTGGACGCTGCCATCGACGGCCTGTCTCGGGCCTCGTCGGCGCAGTGACGAAGGCCCGCGAAGTGCGGGCGGAAGGCATGCCATGACCATCGGAATCGCCCTCGCGCTAGGTGCCGCGATCGGCGTGTTGCTGGGCCTGCTCGGCGGCGGCGGATCCATTCTCGCTGTGCCGGCACTGGTCTACGTCCTCGGCCTCGGGATCGGCCAGGCGATTCCGATGTCGCTGATCGTGATCGGCATCGCCTCGGCCGTTGGCGCCATCCCGAAGATCTTCGCGCATCAAGTGCAGTGGCGACTGGCTGCGATCTTCGCAGCGACCGGCATCCCGGCGACCTTCCTCGGCACTGCGATCGGCAGACATCTGCCGCAGTCGGTGCTGTTGATCGGCTTCGCGCTGGTGATGGTCGTGGCCGGGATCCGGATGCTGCAGGACAAGGGGGACACCGGCACCGCATGCACCGTCGGAGACAGCGGGATCAACTGGCGCCGTTGCGCACCGCGATCCCTTCCTGCGGGCTTCGTCGTCGGGTTGCTCACCGGCTTGTTCGGTGTCGGCGGCGGTTTCCTGATCATTCCGGCGCTGGTGCTGATGCTCGGCGTGGAGATGCCGATCGCCATCGGTACCTCACTGCTGATCATCGTCGCCAACTCCGCCGCCGGAGTGGTCTCCCATCTGGGAGGGGCAGGCATCGACTGGCCGATCACCACAGCGTTCGTGGGCACTGCGATCGTCGGGTCACTGATCGCGGGCCACTACGGCACCAAGCTCGAAACGGGCCGGCTGCAACGCTGGTTCGCCTACCTCGTCTTCGTCGTGGCGGCCTACGTGCTCGTCGACACGATCTTCCTTCACTAGCACCACTGAAAGGGGCAACATGCACGTCTCCATCATTGAAACGTCTGGCCTCGGGGACCGTAGCTACCTGGTCGACCACGGCGGTATCGCTGTGGTCATCGACCCTCACGCGACATCGACCGGGTTCTGACTCTGGCTGGAGAACGGGGGGGTGACGATCACCCACGTGCTGGAGACCCACATCCACAACGACTACGTCACAGGCGGTTTGGAGTTGGCGCGGACAGTGGACGCGGAGTACGTGGTGCCCGCCGGCACTCGATTCGACGTCTTGCCGACGAGTTGCCCTCCGATACAGACGTTTACCCCACCCATGGGGGAGGTGTGGGTGCACTATGCGTCCGGGTACCGGTCCTCCATCGCGGTGCCCTGCAACTCCGGCTGACGGGGTTGTGTCAGAGAATCGCGAGCGTCGTCTCCGCTGCCCGCGCGAGCGCCTCGTGCACCGGCAATGCCCGGAACGACGTCGACAGAATCTCGACGCCCCACGGGCCGTCGAAGCCCTTGTCACGGAGGACGGCGACGAGGCCCGGGAGGTCGAATGTGCCTTCACCGCAGAGCAGCCGGTGATCAACGGTGTCCTCGAACAGCGTGCCGACCACGGTTGCGGCGGCATCGTCGAGCTCGACGCCGTAGACCATCTCGGCCGTGAGGGACGCCTGCAGCTCGTCGAGTGACGTTCCGGCCCGGAACACATGCCAGGCATCGACGAGCAGACCGACCCCGGGATGCCCTGTCAGGGATACGAGTTCGGCGCCCATCGGGACGGTGGCGAGGCCGGAGAACGGCATCGTCTCGATGGCGAGGCGCGTACCCCGCTGCCGAGCCTGGTCGGCCAGGTCGCACAGTGGCGCGACGAGGTCGCCCAGGTCGGCGAACGCGGGACCGGTCCTCGACCCGATCTTGATGAAGCCGGGCTCTAGTACCTCAGCGGCGTCCAGCAACAGATCCCGGACGGCGTAGGTGTTGCCCGCGTCGCCGCGCGGAACCCACCATCGTTCGATCAACTCGATCTCGACATGAGTCAGTCCCGCGTCGGCGATCATGTCGCGCAGTGTTCCGAGGCCGATCGAATCACGCACGGCGGCAATGTCATCAGCAATGAGGCCCATGCCGATGTAGCCCGCCGCGGCGATCGCGTCGATGCGTTCGCCGATCGACACCGGGCTGGTGGCCGGGCTCCGCATCGGCGAGGTGTCACCTGCGCTGGTCCACGCCGTGGCGACGAGTGTGGGTTCTGCCATGGGAAGCCTTCCAGGCGCCGAGAGTGCAGTTGTCGAACGCGCTACTGGCTGAACGTGTTCAACATCTGCACTCTCGACGGGTCCGGTCAGGCGTTCTGCGGGAAGCCCAGTTCGATGCCGCCGTGGCTGGGGTCGAGCCAGCGGGCGGTGATGGCTTTTTGGCGGGTGAAGAAGTTGACGCCGTCGATGCCGTGGGCGTGGGAGTCGCCGAAGAGGGAGGCTTTCCAGCCGCCGAAGCTGTAGTAGGCCATGGGGACGGGGATGGGGACGTTGATGCCGACCATGCCGACTTCGACTTCGTTTTGGAAGCGGCGGGCCGCGCCGCCGTCGTTGGTGAAGATGGCGGTGCCGTTGCCGTAGGGGTTCGAATTGATCAGCTCGAGGGCTTGGTCGTAGGTGTCCACGCGTAGCACGGACAGGACGGGGCCGAAGATTTCGTCGGTGTAGACGCTCATGTCGGGGGTGACGTTGTCGAGCAGGGTGGGGCCCAGCCAGAACCCGTCTGCTTGACCGTTTGGGGTGACCTGGCGGCCGTCGAGGACGACTTTGGCGCCGGCGGTTTCGCCGGCGTCGATGTAGCCGGCGACTTTGTCGCGGTGCGCGGCGGTGACCAGGGGTCCCATGTCGGCGTCGGTGGTGCCGTCGCCGGTGGTGATGGTGGCGGCGCGTTCGGCGATTTTGGCGACCAGGTCATCGGCGATGGGGCCGACCGCGACGGCCGCGCTGATGGCCATGCAGCGTTCCCGGCGGAGCCGAACCCGCGTTGACCATGGCGTCGGCGGCCAGGTCGAGGTCGGCGTCGGGCAGGATCACGGCGTGGTTCTTGGCCCCGCCCAGGGCTTGGACGCGTTTGCCGGCGGCGGTGCCGGTGGCGTAGACGTACTGGGCGATCGGGGTGGATCCGACAAAGGACACGCTCTTGATTTTGGGGTTGGTGAGCAGTTCGTCGACGGCGGTTTTGTCGCCGTGTAGGACGTTGAACACCCCGGCGGGCAGGCCGGCTTCTTTCCACAGGTTGGCGATCCACAGCGAGGCCGAGGGGTCTTTCTCGCTGGGTTTGAGGACCACGGTGTTGCCGCAGGCGATGGCGATGGGGAAGAACCACATCGGGACCATGGCGGGGAAGTTGAAGGGGGAGATGATGCCGACCGGGCCCAGGGGTTGGCGCAGGGAGTAGACGTCGACTTTGGTGGAGGCGTTCTCGGTGTAGCCGCCCTTGAGCAGGTGCGGGATGCCGCAGGCGAACTCGACGACTTCCTGGCCGCGGCTCACTTCGCCCAGGGCGTCGGAGACGACCTTGCCGTGCTCGCTGGTGATGATCTCGGCGAGCTCACCCTTGCGCTCGTTGAGCAGTTCGCGGAACCGGAACAGGATCTGGGTGCGTTTGGTCAGCGAGGTGTCGCGCCAGGCCGGGAAGGCTGCGGCGGCGGCATCGATCACGTGGCGGGCGTCATCGACCGACGCCAACGCCACCTGCCCGGTCACCACCCCCGTCGCCGGATTCGTCACCGGCGCGAAAGCACCACTACTCCCGGCAAAAACCTCGTCATCGACCCAATGGGAAATCGTGTTCGTCATGTCTTACTTCCTTCTGTGTTTCAGGGCTTGAGGTCTGCGAGCTGCACGTCGACGGGCAGACCGGTTTCGAGGGATTCGACCCCCGCGGCGCACACTGCGGCGGCCGCGTAGCCGTCCCATGCGGTGGGGCCGTCTGTGTACATTCCCGTGGTGCGCCCACTGCGCACCGCGTCGACCCACCGCTGGATCTCGGTGTCATAGGCACGGCCGAAGCGCTCGCGGAATCCCGGGGTGATCCGGCCACCTCGGGTGCCGGGCGCGGCGGTTCGGATCAGCCCCACGTCCAGGCCGATCATCGCGCTGCCGAGTTCGCCGACCACCTCCGTGCGCACCTCGTAGGCCACCCCGGTCGTGACGAACAACTCGACATCGACATGCCGACCGCTCACTGTCCTCATGATCGCGATCTGCGGATCGATGACACCTTCGGGCGCACCGGGATTGGCCGCCGGCCGGACGATCTGCACGCTGGCGATCTCCTCGCCGAACAGGAATCGGGTGACGTCGACCTCGTGCACCAGCGAATCCTTGACGATCAGCGAGCTGTCGAAGTAGCTCGGCACGCTCGGGTTGCGGTGCACTCAGTGCATCACCAGCGGAGCGCCCAGCTCGCCACTGTCGAGAAGCGTCTTGAGCGCCATGTACTCCTCGTCGAACCGCCGCATGAAACCGACCTGGATCAGCGGACGCGCCAGCTCGGCCTCCCGCCTGACGATCTCCAGCGACGTGGAAACATCAGTGGTCAAGGGCTTTTCACACATGACCGGCTTGGCGTGCTCCAGGCACGCCAGCAGCTGCTTCTCGTGGGTGCTGCCCGGGGTGGCCAGCACCACGGCATCCACGTCGGAGTCGGCGATGGCGTCCAAGGGGTCGGACACCGCACGGCAGCCGGGGGTCTCGGACGCGATCTGTTCGGCCTTCTCCGTGACGAAGTCGTTGACGACCGTGACCCGCGCCCCTGAGATCCGCGACGAGATGCGGGCCACGTGGTCGGCACCCATCACTCCGACGCCGAGAACGGCCACTCTGAGATCGGACACGCTCGTCACTCCGACGGCTTGATCAACGGGCGCTGGACCTTCTTCCAGTCCGCGTACCGCTGGTAGGCGTGCTGCGTCGACTCCAGCGAGGACACCTCGCTGACCGGGACGTCCCACCAGGAGTGGCTGTCGGGGGCGTAGATCAGCGGGTCGGTCTCGACGTAGATCACCGTGGTGCGGTCGGCGGCCTTGGCGACCTTGACCGCATCGGCGAACTCTGCGGCCGTAGTCACCTTGATGACGTCGGCGCCGAGGCTCGCCGCGTTGGCCGCCAGATCGACCGGCAGGGTGTCGCCGTCGAGCCGGCCGTCCTCGCTGCGGTAGCGGTAGGCCGTGCCGAACCGCTGGGAGCCCAGCGACTCCGACAGCCCGCCGATCGATGCGAACCCGTGGTTCTGGACGAGTACCGGGATGATCTTGACGCCTTCCTGCACGGCGGTCACGATCTCGGTGGCCATCATCAGATAAGAGCCGTCGCCGACCATGACGAACACGTCGCGGTCCGGCGCGGCCATGCGCACCCCGATACCGCCGGCGATCTCGTAGCCCATGCAGGAGTATCCGTACTCGACGTGATAGCCCTTGCGGTCGCGCATCCGCCACAGCTTGTGCAGATCGCCGGGCATCGATCCGGCCGCGCACACGACGACGTCGCGCGGGTCGGACAGCGTGTTCACCAGCCCGATCACCTGATTCTGATTCAGTGCTGCGCCGTCCTCGGTGCGGTACACCCCCGAGACCGTGTCGTTCCACTCGGTCATAAGTTCGGCTGTGCGCGTGCGGTATTCGTCGCTGACGGTGTAGTCGCCGACCGCGTCCGAGAGCGCCTCGAGGACATCGCGGGCGTCGGCGACGACGCTGACACCGCCCTGCTTGACCGCGTCCAGCGACGCGACGTTGATGTTGACGAACCGCACGTCGGGGTTGTTGAAGGCCGTGCGCGACGCCGACGTGAAATCGCTGTAGCGGGTGCCGATGCCGATGATCACATCGGCCTCGCTCGCCAACGCGTTGGCGGCCGTCGTCCCCGTCGATCCGACCGCGCCGACCGACTGCGGATGCTCGTGCAAGAGCGAGCCTTTGCCGGCCTGGCTCTCGCACACCGGGATTCCGGTCTGCGCCGCGAACTGCGCCAGAGCGTCACTGGCGCCCGAGTAGATCACGCCGCCGCCGGCCACGATCAGCGGCTTGCGTGCCGAGCGCACCACCTCGGCGGCGCGGGCGATCACCGACCGCTCGGCCGGCGGCCGGGCGATGTGCCAGGTCCGTTCCGCGAACAGCGATTCCGGCCAGTCGTGGGCCTCGGCCTGAACGTCCTGTGGCAAGGACACCGTCGCCGCGCCCGTCTCGGCGGGGTCGGCGAGCACCCGCATGGCACCCAGCAGGGCGGCGGGCAGTTGCTCGGGACGCCACACCCGATCGAAGTATCGCGACAGCGGCTTGAACGCGTCGTTGACCGTCACATCGCCACTTGCCGGCAGCTCCAGTTCCTGCAGCACCGGGGAACTGACCCGCGTCGCGAATG
This window contains:
- a CDS encoding sulfite exporter TauE/SafE family protein, which produces MIALTVGLAVFVGIALGLLGGGGSIMTVPLLAYVAGMDAKQAIATSLLVVGVTSAVGAVSHARAGRVQCRTGLIFGVAGMAGAYAGGLLARFIPGTVLLIGFAVMMIATAVAMLRGRKTVHSADGGHRMPIPKIVAEGLVVGLVTGLVGAGGGFLVVPALALLGGLPMPVAVGTSLIVIAMKSFAGLAGYLSSVQIDWGLALAVTAAAVIGALIGARLTAMVDPDALRKAFGWFVLGMSSVILAQEIHLAVGIAAAALTAVALTMYLACSRSGFCPLRHLVGNRHASAAA
- a CDS encoding sulfite exporter TauE/SafE family protein, with product MTIGIALALGAAIGVLLGLLGGGGSILAVPALVYVLGLGIGQAIPMSLIVIGIASAVGAIPKIFAHQVQWRLAAIFAATGIPATFLGTAIGRHLPQSVLLIGFALVMVVAGIRMLQDKGDTGTACTVGDSGINWRRCAPRSLPAGFVVGLLTGLFGVGGGFLIIPALVLMLGVEMPIAIGTSLLIIVANSAAGVVSHLGGAGIDWPITTAFVGTAIVGSLIAGHYGTKLETGRLQRWFAYLVFVVAAYVLVDTIFLH
- a CDS encoding NAD(P)/FAD-dependent oxidoreductase; protein product: MTTKAKHQILIVGGGTAGITVAARLLRKGYSDVAVIEPSSAHYYQPLWTLVGAGQAKAASTERPESSVMPKGATWIKNAVNAFDPDNNTVTCTDGVTYAYDVLVVCPGIQLDWKSTEGLEDALGHDGVSSNYRFDLAPRTWDFIRNLRSGTAVFTVPSGAIKCAGAPQKIAYLASDYWRNQGVLKDIDVHLVMPGARPFGIPAIADSLDKVIADYGITLHTNAEVTAVDAASHKVGITSVGSGGTDTMLSYDVLHAVPRQSAPDWIKSSPLSACDAAGYVEIDKHTLQHVRYPNVFSLGDAGSSPNSKTGAAIRKQAPVVVANIDAVLKNQPLQASYDGYSSCPIVTSSHAMLLAEFDYDLNLEPSFPVLDPTKPHRAYWYLKKYGLPFMYWNLMLKGLA
- a CDS encoding metal-sensitive transcriptional regulator, with translation MVGDEDSIAAVLNRLRRAQGQLTGVISMIEQGRDCKDVVTQLAAVSRALDKAGFKIVATGLRECITGEATDGTKPMTEAELEKLFLALA
- a CDS encoding MBL fold metallo-hydrolase, whose amino-acid sequence is MKFIQYYLDCLSHASYMIADETTGRAVVVDPQRDVSEYLADATELGLTIELVIETHFHADFLSGHLELAKATGAKIVFSSVAETEFESMGVADGEIYSLGEVTLEFRHTPGHTPESLSIVVYEHPGDKVPYGVLTGDALFIGDVGRPDLLASIGFTREELADKLYDSLHNKLMTLPDATRVYPAHGAGSACGKNLSTDLWSTMGDQKATNYALRAPDKATFMNLVTEGQPPAPGYFVYDAILNRKDRELLDETKMPAAMTYQQVREAIDGGAVLVDGRTPEEFALGHLRGAVNIGLEGRYAEFAGSVLPSDVDIVLFTEPGQELEGKNRLARIGFDRVIGYLDKPFEVMFENRDDVQVASRLTAKAFDERAAEIAGLQIVDVRNPGEVEAGAIPSAISIPVGQLPARMGELDPTAPTVVYCAGGYRSSVAASLLRQHGFTDVSDILGGYGAWEDATQNA
- a CDS encoding sugar phosphate isomerase/epimerase family protein, with product MAEPTLVATAWTSAGDTSPMRSPATSPVSIGERIDAIAAAGYIGMGLIADDIAAVRDSIGLGTLRDMIADAGLTHVEIELIERWWVPRGDAGNTYAVRDLLLDAAEVLEPGFIKIGSRTGPAFADLGDLVAPLCDLADQARQRGTRLAIETMPFSGLATVPMGAELVSLTGHPGVGLLVDAWHVFRAGTSLDELQASLTAEMVYGVELDDAAATVVGTLFEDTVDHRLLCGEGTFDLPGLVAVLRDKGFDGPWGVEILSTSFRALPVHEALARAAETTLAIL
- a CDS encoding rhodanese-like domain-containing protein; this encodes MTTTATIDSQNLNDRLGSAAPPRVLDVRTPGEFETAHISGAYNVPLDLLREHRDEISKHLDDEVVLVCRSGQRAAQAEESLRKAGLTNVHILDGGIVAWEAAGFAVNRGTPRWDLERQVRLVAGSIVLTSILGSIAAPKLKWLAAGVGGGLTFAALSNTCAMGTLLSKLPYNRGASCDAQTVVAQLVGSSAGQKVG
- a CDS encoding peroxiredoxin, with the translated sequence MTTSELAAPIAGMPRIGDPAPSFTAETTQGEINFPADYLGKWVILFSHPADFTPVCTSEFMTFASMQQEFAAYHTALVGLSVDGLYSHIAWLRTIRDKISFRGMKDIEVTFPLIDDVSMRVARMYGMIMPGEDSTKAVRAVFVIDPTGTIRAIIYYPLSLGRNFDELLRVIKALQTADHFAVATPADWRPGDRVIVPPAGSCGTAEERMGGHVDGVECEDWFFCTKELPAQEVESAIRGA
- the trxA gene encoding thioredoxin; translation: MSTLSLTTSNFESTIVENPIVLVDFWAPWCGPCRAFAPVFDRSAKSHPDVVHAKLDTEAEPEIAGALQIQAIPTIMAFRDGVLVHRQPGAMPAAALEDLITRVKALDMADVRAKIAAES